The following proteins are co-located in the Triplophysa dalaica isolate WHDGS20190420 chromosome 2, ASM1584641v1, whole genome shotgun sequence genome:
- the cdadc1 gene encoding cytidine and dCMP deaminase domain-containing protein 1, with the protein MAASGSRRSFDGHGSLPNSDESRDVTDVGVQTDARVQGLAPRLSKVNLFTLLSLWMELFPKNEQEHRRKDATADCGLVVVQECKVLGLHCSSVQLHAGQVAVVKHGPRLKGCDLYFSRKPCSTCLKMLINAGVNRISYWPSDAELSLLSTDNADSSHQDAILDATAAERLKSNSRIHICVLLQSLGSNMLQFVDETSQNCEFLEKIAADNLDVADVFKQERMNNLSDFSGRFLVDDEEQHRCVLNKMGLENFCVEPNFGNLRQHMKDLIKILASVAAGVPVLQRGYGFFTRDLQVLGSSALPQDVVRHCIIQARLLACRTEDPKVGVGAVIWAEGKQSQCDGTGRLYLVGCGYNAYPVGAGYAEYPQLDHRQEERQNRKYRYILHAEQNALTFRSTEIKDEENTMMFVTKCPCDECIPLISCAGIKQIYTTDLNSGKVRHDISYLRFNKLSGVQKFIWQQKCCDSEEQAALPMSNGCSKRRDEETAFQCNKRLRS; encoded by the exons ATGGCAGCATCGGGCAGTCGTCGGTCTTTCGATGGACACGGATCTCTCCCAAACAGCGACGAATCCCGCGATGTGACGGATGTTGGCGTACAGACGGACGCCAGAGTACAAG gTCTGGCTCCTAGACTATCCAAAGTCAACCTCTTCACATTGTTAAGTTTATGGATGGAACTTTTCCCTAAAAATGAACAAGAGCACAGAAGAAAAGATGCT ACTGCAGACTGTGGTCTTGTGGTGGTCCAGGAGTGCAAAGTTCTGGGTCTACATTGCTCCAGTGTGCAGTTACATGCAGGGCAGGTGGCTGTGGTCAAACATGGCCCAAGACTGAAAGGATGTGATCTTTACTTCTCCAGAAAACCGTGTTCAACCTGCCTCAAGATGCTCATCAATG CCGGTGTGAACAGGATATCCTACTGGCCCAGTGATGCTGAGCTCAGCTTGCTATCGACTGACAATGCGGATTCAAGCCACCAAGATGCCATTCTTGACGCCACAGCTGCAGAGAGACTGAAGTCCAACAGCAGGATTCACATCTGCGTCCTCCTACAATCTCTGGGCAGCAACATGCTGCAGTTCGTAGACGAAACATCTCAGAACTGTGAGTTCCTTGAAAAGATCGCTGCTGACAATCTAGATGTCGCTGATGTCTTCAAGCAGGAACGGATGAACAATTTGAGCGATTTTTCGGGAAGGTTCTTGGTGGATGATGAGGAACAGCACAGGTGTGTTCTGAACAAGATGGGACTTGAGAACTTTTGTGTGGAACCTAATTTTGGTAACCTGAGGCAACACATGAAGGATCTGATCAAGATTTTAGCCTCAGTTGCTGCCGGCGTTCCTGTGCTGCAAAGGGGATATGGGTTCTTCACGAGAGATCTCCAAGTGTTGGGTTCTTCAGCGCTGCCCCAAGATGTCGTACGACACTGTATCATACAAGCCCGCTTATTGGCCTGCAGAACAG aGGATCCTAAAGTAGGAGTCGGTGCTGTGATTTGGGCCGAGGGGAAACAG TCACAATGTGATGGCACGGGTCGTCTCTACCTAGTGGGCTGTGGCTACAACGCCTATCCAGTTGGTGCAGGATACGCGGAGTACCCTCAGTTGGATCACAGACAGGAGGAGCGACAGAACAGAAAGTACAGATACATCCTTCACGCCGAACAGAACGCACTTACATTTAG GAGCACGGAGATCAAAGATGAAGAGAACACGATGATGTTCGTGACCAAATGTCCGTGCGACGAGTGCATTCCTCTGATCAGCTGTGCTGGAATAAAGCAGATCTACACAACAGATCTGAACAGCGGAAAAGTGAGACACGATATCTCCTACCTCAGGTTCAACAAACTCTCTGGAGTCCAGAAGTTTATT TGGCAACAGAAATGTTGTGATTCTGAAGAACAGGCTGCTCTGCCAATGTCAA
- the rcbtb1 gene encoding RCC1 and BTB domain-containing protein 1, which produces MVDVSKWPLFTLLDTQEIASIRKACIFGTSANEAIFITHDDEVYVLGMNCSNCLGTGDSQSTIVPKKLDGLSGKKVVSLSYGSGPHVLLVTEEGELYAWGHNGYSQLGNGTTNQGVSPALVSTNLLNKRVTEIACGSHHSLALTHEGEVFAWGYNNCGQVGSGSTANQPTPRKVTNCLQNKVMVSIACGQTSSMAVADNGEVYGWGYNGNGQLGIGNNGNQLTPCRLAALQGHCVLQIASGYAHSLALTDEGLLFAWGANTYGQLGTGNKTNQLSPVQVMTEKGRIVEIAACHSTHTSAAKTQSGQVYMWGQCRGQPIVLPHLTHFTSTDDVFACFATPSVMWRLLIMEHDDFLTVAQSLKKEFDNPETADLKFSIDGKYIHVHKSVLKIRCEHFRSMFQSHWNEDMKEVIEIDQFSYPVYRSFLEFLYTDSVDLPPEDAIGLLDLATSYCENRLKKLCQHIIKRGITVENAFSLLSAAIRYDAEDLEEFCFKFCVNHLTEVTQTAAFWQVDGNMLKEFICRASRCGAFKN; this is translated from the exons ATGGTGGATGTTAGTAAGTGGCCTCTCTTCACCCTGTTAGACACGCAGGAGATCGCCTCCATACGTAAGGCATGCATCTTTGGAACGTCTGCAAACGAAGCCATTTTCATCACCCATGATGATGAA GTGTATGTTTTGGGTATGAACTGCAGTAATTGTCTTGGCACTGGAGACAGTCAAAGCACTATTGTCCCTAAAAAGCTAGACGGTCTGAGCGGGAAAAAGGTAGTCAGTCTGAGCTATGGCAGCGGACCACACGTTCTGCTAGTGACTGAAG AGGGCGAGCTGTATGCATGGGGGCATAATGGATACAGTCAGCTGGGCAATGGAACGACCAATCAAGGTGTTTCCCCTGCCCTGGTGTCTACTAACCTGCTGAACAAGAGGGTGACTGAGATTGCCTGTGGATCTCATCACTCTTTAGCTCTGACCCATGAGGGGGAG GTGTTTGCATGGGGCTACAACAATTGCGGTCAGGTGGGTTCAGGGTCCACCGCCAACCAGCCAACACCCCGCAAGGTGACCAACTGTCTACAGAACAAAGTGATGGTCAGTATAGCCTGCGGACAGACCTCCTCTATGGCCGTGGCGGATAACGGTGAG GTTTATGGGTGGGGTTACAATGGAAACGGCCAGCTGGGGATAGGCAACAATGGGAACCAGCTGACACCCTGTCGCTTAGCTGCACTGCAAGGCCACTGTGTACTGCAG ATTGCCTCAGGTTATGCTCATTCTTTAGCACTGACAGATGAAGGCCTCTTGTTTGCATGGGGGGCCAACACGTACGGTCAACTGGGCACTGGCAACAAGACCAATCAGCTCAGCCCCGTCCAAGTCATGACTGAGAAAGGAAG GATTGTAGAGATAGCCGCCTGCCATTCAACACACACCTCAGCGGCGAAGACCCAGAGCGGTCAGGTGTACATGTGGGGCCAGTGCCGTGGCCAGCCAATCGTACTGCCACACCTCACGCACTTTACCAGCACAGATGACGTGTTCGCCTGCTTCGCCACGCCCTCTGTGATGTGGCGGCTGCTCATCATGG AGCATGATGACTTCCTTACTGTGGCCCAGTCCCTTAAAAAAGAATTTGACAATCCAGAGACGGCTGACCTCAAATTCAGCATCGACGGGAAGTACATCCACGTCCATAAATCTGTCCTTAAAATCAG GTGTGAGCACTTCAGATCAATGTTCCAGTCTCATTGGAATGAAGATATGAAAGAAGTGATTGAAATCGACCAGTTCTCTTACCCGGTGTACCGTTCTTTTCTTGAGTTCCTTTACACAGACAGTGTGGATCTTCCTCCGGAGGATGCCATCG GATTGCTGGACCTGGCAACCTCATATTGTGAAAACCGTTTGAAAAAGTTATGTCAGCATATCATCAAGAGAGGCATCACGGTGGAGAACGCTTTCTCCCTGCTGTCTGCTGCCATCAGATATGATGCTGAG GATCTAGAGGAGTTCTGTTTTAAATTCTGTGTCAACCACTTGACCGAGGTCACGCAGACAGCTGCCTTCTGGCAAGTCGACGGCAACATGCTGAAGGAGTTTATCTGCCGAGCCAGCCGCTGCGGAGCCTTCAAAAACTGA
- the arl11 gene encoding ADP-ribosylation factor-like protein 11: MGLFKSKELHKLPQVLLMGLDSAGKSTLLFRQQQGVVMETSPTVGFNVATVELDKKTSLTVWDVGGQKTMRSNWKFFLEECKVLVFVVDSSDRARMGEAQKALKKILNDENMKGVPLMVLANKKDLTNTMTIREVSTLLELDSYMDRVWEIQACSALKGMGLKQAFISVSKLIKKSVR; encoded by the coding sequence ATGGGTCTCTTTAAATCCAAAGAGCTCCATAAACTTCCTCAGGTTCTCCTCATGGGTTTGGATTCGGCCGGAAAATCCACTTTGCTCTTCCGACAGCAACAAGGCGTCGTGATGGAGACGTCGCCAACTGTGGGCTTCAATGTCGCAACAGTAGAACTGGACAAGAAAACGTCCCTCACGGTATGGGACGTGGGTGGACAAAAGACCATGAGGTCCAATTGGAAGTTCTTCCTGGAGGAATGCAAGGTTCTCGTTTTCGTGGTGGACAGCAGTGACCGTGCCAGGATGGGGGAAGCTCAGAAAGCCCTAAAGAAGATCCTGAACGATGAGAACATGAAAGGAGTTCCTCTGATGGTGCTGGCCAACAAAAAGGACCTCACAAACACCATGACTATCAGAGAAGTGTCCACATTGTTGGAGCTGGACAGTTACATGGATCGGGTGTGGGAGATCCAAGCTTGTAGCGCCCTGAAGGGAATGGGACTCAAACAAGCCTTCATTTCTGTATCTAAACTAATTAAAAAGTCTGTCAGATGA
- the ebpl gene encoding emopamil-binding protein-like encodes MAESGETALFNKVTVYSLLACVGQFAVGYVFAQKWGNKCSTADRWVLVWLFYDAIVHFTLEGPFVYMSLVGNVATSDNLFAELWKEYGKADERWLYSDPTIVSLELLTVVLDGSLALLLIYAIIKNKHYRHFIQITLCVCELYGGWMTFCPDWLIGSPNLNTDNWLYMWVYLVFFNGIWVVVPALLLWQSWRALADLKRTPSVSKQD; translated from the exons ATGGCAGAATCCGGCGAAACTGCACTTTTCAATAAAGTCACTGTTTATTCTCTCCTCGCGTGTGTGGGGCAGTTTGCGGTCGGATACGTTTTTGCGCAAAAGTGGGGGAACAAATGTTCGACTGCTGATAGATGGGTCCTCGTGTGGCTGTTTTACGACGCAATAGTTCATTTTACTCTG GAGGGACCCTTTGTGTACATGTCACTGGTTGGAAATGTTGCAACTTCTGACAACCTGTTTGCAGAGCTGT GGAAAGAATATGGCAAGGCAGATGAACGCTGGTTGTACTCTGACCCAACGATAGTATCTCTAGAGCTTCTGACGGTGGTTTTAGATGGCTCTTTGGCCCTGCTTCTGATCTACGCCAtcatcaaaaacaaacactacaG GCACTTCATTCAGatcactctgtgtgtgtgcgagttGTACGGGGGCTGGATGACCTTCTGTCCAGACTGGCTCATCGGAAGCCCCAACCTGAACACCGACAACTGGCTGTACATGTGGGTCTACCTGGTGTTCTTCAACGGGATCTGGGTGGTGGTGCCTGCACTCCTTCTCTGGCAATCATGGAGGGCTTTAGCAGATTTAAAAAGGACTCCATCAGTATCCAAACAAGACTAG